DNA sequence from the Malus sylvestris chromosome 10, drMalSylv7.2, whole genome shotgun sequence genome:
TACTTATAAATGCATTTATTAATTAGAAGCGGATTGAAAGTTTTAAGAAGCAATTCGAAGTGCTACCAGCAAACCTTGCCGAAACAATTTGTTGTTTCCAAAAATTGCTTTAAGCCTTTTAAGGACCAATTTGGGATTGTTGtgctttttcaataaattgcTTTTGCTATGCTTTTAGaaataattagttgcaaaataaagTAGTTAAGCGTTTgataaattgtatttttaaagctGGTACGAGTATAAAAAGCAATGCAAAAGTTGTGTCTAGAAGGATAAATAATGtcattgtttaaaattaataagcttattacatgaattaaaaatattctAAGACCATCTGCAAcctttgggctaaaagccaaattttttagcccggaaaatttagcttttagcccagaaacatcttttctgctccaacccttctaccctaaaattttagcccggaattattaaagaatgaaattagcctaaatttttttcttaaatcaatttttttttttaaaaaataaatatgtagattattgtaaattaattttatgaacattttaatctaaaaaaatttaaatttcgataaacatttcgcatttagcccggggggaaagctggggggtatttggcccagaaatagcatttggcatttagcctaaaattttagcatgggttggagagtgtttggggggtaatttggggggtaatttggcttttagcccagggttggagatggtctaaaggcTCAACTCCCTTTTTTATTAAAGCAGCTTTTAAAAGCAAACTACAGGTTGCTTTTAAAAGCTAATGTGTGGAGGTCATTGCTTTTAAAatgaggaaaactaatgaaaaaaacttgaaaactctgagttttaacgataaagacaaaataaagggtaaagtgaatagtaccattattgattttttagttcaaaaatgtggttttttgttaaagtaaacaatactaggtgcttttcgttaaagtttcctttaAAATAAGCACCAAACACTTTTTACTGCTCAACTTTAAAGTGAAACagtttttggtttaaaaaaaaacaccaaactgGACCTAAAAGTACTTGGAGACAGAACATTTCAGTTGTATTTTTGTCTGTCCAGAGGCGGATCAAATGACACAATCTAATTGACATATTGGCGAATTTTTTGAATGTGAGAGCCTCCCCAAAGTGAAGGTTTTATTATCAATCAAAATGTAGTGGAAAATGCAAGAAGTTGAATTGTGCATAAAAAGCAGGCATGTGGAATTGGGACATCACAACAATCTTTAATCTTTATgggaaaacaaacaaattacgCAACATAAACTGAAGATGGCATAGCAAAGGGTCCCCTTGGAAATGTTTCTATTCTTGTTTTTCCATTACAGAtggagaaaaaaagaagagagaaataaGAGTTCGAAGCACTACTACACAGGAGGGAGGTCTTGAATCAAATCACATAGCATACCATAGAAATTTTCTCTTTTCTATATTGTGAATACCTTTCATTTCTCGATACAAAGGCCAAGTCGAAACAAGTGATTATCCAGAGAAGAATTATACAAGAATTGCCTTCTATTTATACACCGGAAAGGTTAACAAAACAAACACTCCACCGGGAAAGGCAAACAAATATATCATGAGACATGCTCCATGTTCCTACCTCCATACAACTACACATTAGAATCATCATAGAAAATTTGTAAATGGAAGAAATTATCAAAGCCCTTCCTACAGATAATGACCATTTTAGAGTGCAGCGATAAACCATGTCAAAAGCAGTCTCCTCatcatactaaaaaaaaaagaacttggGAAAATCTTCCACCTAATCATCGTCCTCTGAATCTGTAAACATGCAGAAAAACAATCTTTAGAAAAAGGGAGACAAATCCAATCACTAAAGAGACATCACTTTTCACTTCTAAAATGTGTTGCATCATGCATTAATGTAGATGTACTATATATTGAAAAACCGCACACTATCTTTAATGTAACCAATGGCTATGGACTAAACTagcaaaaatagaaaacttagAAACACCAAGACTTATACTGGTTCGGCTGAACTTTTGCCTacgtccagttgtgatttctccACCACtcctttgattaataatagagaATTACAGAACTTTTGCAAAACCCTAGAACTAATCTCCTCTCTGTTGTCTCGACTGTCACAGTTTTCTCTCATAGATTTATACCTTGCCGTaacctatttataggcatagGTTCGGCTTACATGTCCCAAAGGCTAATTGAATTCCTATTCTAAGTGGATTAGGAAAATACAtttatccaaatccaaatagacTTCTAGAAATCCAAACCTAAATTGAATAATGAAAACTGAAATTCTTTCTTAAACCCTCTAGGACAAGAATCGGTATACCTCTAATTTTCCCTAAAACTATCATAAACCAACTAGGACACTTTGATGAGCCAAAAAAcctaacaatctccaccttggtgaGTCAAACCAAGTCTTGATCGTTGCACCCCAGAGTATCTTTGAACCTTCTTGAAGCAGCTCTGGAAATCTTCAAGAGTCTTCACCTTGGCAATCTTCTCTTGCTTGATTGCACCTCAAGTGAGGAGGTGCTACATTTTAATCAATCAACGAGATTGATCAAGTTCAAGCAATGCTTGAACTTCTTGGCCAGCATTATCTTTGTAAGGAAATCTGCAGCATTGTCATCCGTATGAATCTTTTCAATCCAAATCTCATTGCTTGAACTTCTTGGCTGGCATTATCTTTGTAAGGAAATCTGCGGCATTGTCATCCGTATGAATCTTTTCAATCCAAATCTCCTTAGACTCCACCCCATCTCTGATTTTGTGATACCTTGCTTCAACGTGCTTTGATCTTCCAGAAAAAACATGATTCTTTGCCAAGTGAATGGCACTTCGACTATCACACTTCAGCTTCACACAATCTTAAGTGATTCCCATTTGACTTACCAAGCCACTAAGCCAAATTGCTTCCTTTCAGCCAAATTGCTTCCTTGCCAGCTTCGGCCAATGCAATATACTTTGCCTCTGTAGTCATATCATCATCTTTGTAAGTTTCTTCGACCTTTTGAAGATTAGCTATGCAATTCTAGAACCTGCATACGTGATCTTCAATATCACCATCTTCTAGATGAAGCCCGAATAGTTCATCCTTTAGAAAAAGTTTATTGGACATGGTTTTGCCCATATAAACATTCTCCAACTTTAACCATTCTTCCTGGGCAGTCATTTTTTCGGTGATGTGTGACCGAACTGATCTTGTGAGATGGATCTCGACGGAACTCTTGGCCTTCTTGAGAACCTTAGTCCATGCTGCTTTTGTCATGTTTGTCGGCTTCTTACCATCGAGTGCATCATCCAAATCCTGCTATATCAGTACGTTCTTCATCATCCTTTGCTAGTCCGTGAAGTCATCCTTGTCGTCAAAGGGCTTTAACGCAGGTCCTAGATTCGCATTCATCTTCCCTTTTGACATCGTAGAACACTTTGAACCTAGCTATTGATACCAATTATTCAAAAACTGCACACTAGACCTTGTTTTTTAATTAACCAACGGCAATAGACTAAACTAGCAAATATAGAAAACTTAGAAAACACAAGACTTATACTGGTTCAGCAGAACTTTTGCCTAtgtccagttgtgatttctctaCATTAGGTAGAGAAATCACTAGTCCCTTGATTAATAATAACGAATTACAGAACTTTTACAAAACACTAGaactaatctctctctctcctcttggCTGTCAGAGTCTTCTCTCTCACAGATTTATGCCTTGCCGCaacctatttataggcatagGTTCAACTTACATGTCCCAAGGCTAATTGAATTCCTATTCTAAGTAGATTAGGAAAATACActtatccaaatccaaatagacttctagaaatccaaacctaaattgaataaggaaaactGAAATTCTTTCCTAAACCCTCTAGGACAAGAATCGGTATACctctaattttcccaaaaacaatCCTAAACCAACTAGGACACTTTGACGAGCCAAAAAACCTAACAATATACAGTTGGTTTAAAGAACACAAAACGGTTATTCCAAGTACAATGAATATTCTCACAATACAGCAACAGAATTTGAAATGTGGCCATCAAACCAAAATCCTTAGCTTAGATTATGAGAAGAGCTTTCACCAATACTTGGTCTGGGACTCTGAGGAGAGCAAAACGTATCAGCCATAGGACAATGACAGAACCCAAGTTCACAGTTTTTTACATGCATGCTCACATTGGGTTCTTTAATATCGTGTTCCTTTTCTAATGCGATCAACTATATTGTTTTACATTAGGTCAGGAAAGAAAAGTTGGCAAAAGTAGCATTGCCTAGCCATATCCCCATTTGTCGACAAGCTATTTGCAGCATGAGCCGAGAACCACCAGGTCGTTTGGGACAAGCCATACCAAACTACTATAGATGAAGTGAAAATTAAATTACTAGGACTAGTAGCACTCATGAATATTTTAATTCAATATGATGTAGGCTTAGTCACCAACCCTGGATCAGTTCCCTGGACCCTGATCAAATTTCCTTAAACAACCCATGTAGTAACAACTAAAATAAACTCTAAGCAGCCATTGAATTATAATATAGGTAATGTACGCCCCAAATTTACCATGTTCAAAAAAGACTAGTAACATGTGGACTTTTTATTCTAAGTGGTGTTATTAAATATCAAGCCACACACTTATTATCAAAGTGACTTTTATGGAAGATGAGAATATCGcgtttaagaatgggaaaaacaagaacaaactccggaaatcgaaaaacaaataaccaagataaataacaTTTAAGTGGTTGGGCAATATGTGCCTACATCCAcgggacaacaacaacaaacttTCACTATATTaataatgagtacaaccaataatcttgccaaatctctagaactaggacttgacgaaaaacctgaaagaacaagaaatacactatctcttttcttttctctcgcacACACTTTGCCCCCTTATCAAAAACTAGTACAATAGCccctttatatagacataataaaggtcttcttcaataaggattattaatcctaattggaatctagctatgaatcctactccaattgagaaactaaccccaattgggtaaacaacttcaattgggaaaacaactccaattgggaaaacaatttaatcctctaagacTATTAATTCCCAATAGACTTAGGACAACTTATCGTGGGCTGGAAAAAACCCAACAGAAGAAACTGACTAAATGCTTCAAGCCATTACTGGATTAATTAGAGAGAGAGGCAGAGAAAGTATACTTTCTAAAATATCATAATGTGCTTCACAAAATAAATTCCATAAGCCGTATACGACGTTGTAAAAATTAAACTTTCAAGCAGATTATATGGTTTACCTGATCTAAtatcttctccaacttttccTCTATTGTTCAGCTGTCTCCTTATCATTGAGCAAATCATAACCCACCAGTATATGTGGAACACAAAAAGGGTAAGTAACAttgtattgaatgcataatacAGAGCTTTGGGGGAGGGCTTCGATAGATCCAAGCAGTCACGAAGATCATAGCTGGAAAATATCAACCATAAGAACAGATAAGTTGGAGGAGCCACCATACATGTAAATGCGGTTTAATAAATGATTTACCAAGAAAGCAGACCTTGATGCGCTTATGACCCAGAAGGGGAAGAATATTAACCGCAGTATGACCCATGAAACAGCAAAAAATCCAAAGAACACACTTGCCGCGAGCTCCTTCTCAGAATACTTGAAAACCTTGGCACTTTCCATAAATACGTCACTTCCGTCATGCAGGGCAAGAATGATTGAGCCAATCCGAAAAAAGCTGAAAGTGGACAACAACACGAAAGAAAATAATTGCATGAGGTCCTTcacatcacaaaaaaaaaaaaaaaaaaaaaaaaaaaacacagctAAAAAGTTGTTCTTTGCAGTACTGACATTAGTACTTGCAGAAAACCTGAAATATACCTTGTTATGTATGAGATCCCAATTAGAAGAACAGTAATTACATGGTGAGACATCATCACTGAGAAATCCTTCCTTCGAGTCTCCCATGTAAGGAGGGCAGCAATGCTGTAGCTGTAGAATCCCAACTGACACATATAGAAAAGCTTTAGGGGAAGCCTGAAATGAGAAATGATAGAGTCAGAATAGACAATTTTGGCCATCTACATCTGTAAAACTCAACTCACATAGATCTCGAGTTTTACATATTCAAGTCATTCCAAACAATAATGCAAAATTAAAGACATGACTGACCCATCTTcagcaatttaaaaaaaacaatggttATCTAACCAGTAGTGAGAGTTTTAGGACTATTAAGCCAACCGTATGAATCACTCACCCCAGCTCTTGGTTTGGCCAGCCTTTAAAGTACTCTTTTGTATCTCTGAACCAAGGCTCATGGTAGCCTATGCTAAGAATGCATGCTTCAACAGTGGCATAGTATGTTAGCTTCCACATTGACTCCGAACATTTTACAATCTTTGCCAGCGTGGCCATATCAAGCTTCAATGGAGCAGATCCCTTCCTCAACAACCAGACAGAAATTTTCTGAAAAGCAGAaaggaaaaacataaatattgtAGTATGAGGGATATAGTTTTAAGGTAAGATATGGTTATAGTTTAACCTAAGATCTCAACACTTTTgaactatatatatgttttttttttctacacgAACACTGTTGCTAATTTCACAATCAAATTAAGCACGTGTTCCAGGTAGTGTCATACTGTTTGCCTGAGACTGACACTTTGTTCATATATTTCAATTTGAATCTCACTTTTTTTGCATTCATTTGTGAATTGGTGAAAACATATAAATGTGGTAAAGCTGCATTCTAGCTACAGATGATGTGGTGGGGGGTGGGCGGCTATAGTTTAAGCCTTCAAGGTAAGATAATGTTTAGAGGGGCACACGTGAAGTTACAACGAGTATGTTGCTCCGTTACCATGGTGAAAATAAATGTCAAAATAAAAGGAAGATCATTTTTTTCATATCTCAAGAATAAAGTACATTGTTTTATATCCCTGCAGAACACAAAAACATTAGTTCACCTAGGATATGCTGTAGAACTCAGTCTTGACTCTAGAATGAACTTAAGCACCAAACATTGGGATGAAGCCAATATAACAGTGTGTAAACAGCCTATATTACCAACACTTGGAAAACCAGTTAACAATTCCAAGGGCATCATCTATTTCACCTTAAACATCTACAAGTTAAGGGTCTAACACCAGCACCCCCTTCAGATGCTACACCAAAACTTGCAGTACAAAACCTTGAACGGCCAGCCATCAGCAAGTTAATATGTAACTAGTCAACCTATACTCCAAAGGACCAAATCTAACAACTCAGCGCAAATCTCAACTTTTCCTGAAATCAGGACAAGGTTAAGCTACTACCAAGTTTAAGGGCTATGAAAATCACCATTTCCAGATGCCTAACCAGAAACCTGCACTATCAGAACCTTGAACATTCCATCATCAAACCAATTTCATAATAAACCTCACAACCAATATCACGGATTTGATAAATCCTCTAAACCTCAAATTCTTCGAAAATCAGAACAAGATTTCCCCCACAAACGACCACTAACTATATAATCCTCAAATAGGGCAGTTTTTTTGTGCTTCCAAATCACTGAAATTACTACACTAACTCAATTCAAGCAGATCaccataataaaaaataaaaaaacatatctGCTCTGCTCACCCACTAAAAGACCATTATGTTAAGATTCTTTCTCAACCATTAAAAGACTGACTTCGATTCTTCGAATGCGTAGCTTAGAAACTGAAAGTCACTCCTAAATGCCTTTACTTGCCATCAATTAAGTCCAATAAACAAAAGCGCCAATCTAACTAGGATAGcagtttaaaacttaaaaaacaattcttcaacaaaaaaaagaaaagaaaatgctaGTAAAAGACAAAAAAGCAAAGCAGGACAAGATAAAGTGATAATACAATTCAAGATTTtcgttttctttctctttttcctcAATTTTCTTAGAAGCCAAACAGAACCCCACcaactttcccagaaaattcaACAGAAACCTAAAGCTTAAGCTACTTGAAATGGCAACAAATAACTCGAAATCTTACGCGAAAGATGAATCTGTCAAAGAAGAGGCGAGCAACGAAAAATCCGAAAGCGAAGTAGACAGCGATGAGGAAATCCCATGAGTCCGGTGCCACATTGTGGCTCCAGAACGAATCCATGGGCGGTGTCTTGGAACCAGGGCTCGGCCGAAGAGCATCAATCAGCGGATCAAATTCCAGTACAGCTTCCGACCTCAATGGATTCGATCAATCAGCAACCGCATTGCAACAATTGCACGCGATTTTCTTCCATTTCCCAATCTTGGGGATCTGTATTTGCCCTAATTATCTCTCGGTGCGGGAACGAAATTGGGGATTTTGCTGGTTAGGGAAGGAGTGTGCGAGCACgtaagggggagagagaggtgAATGGCAATGGATCTTGtgctttatttttcttgtatATTTTCAGTGTCCGGTATTATTTCgtaaagggtttttatcacggCTGTTACTGAAATTTTACCTTTCAAATAAAGTGGTctcgaaaataaaaaattgagaaaattagAGCATTTTTAagggaaatgtcaaatttaaaatttcaaaatgatATTTGTTGGTCTATGTAGCAATTAGcattttatacaattttttaaatctcttgtgAAGTTCAATTATTGAGATAAATAATCAAATACTTGTAATACAAAATAACATTTATTAGAAATTATTAAATGGATTTGACACTTGTTGTCATATTTGACAACAGAAGGCCTTACCTTCAAATGATTCAACACCATGTAAGAAACTAAAGGCTCAATTGAAAGAGTTTGCTGCCATGTTTTATTGTTATATGCCCTACAATTTTTCTATTGGTTTAAGATTAAACATTTATTCCCTTTAAAGAGTTGATTAAAGTGCTTTAATCAATTATCACCTCaataattttctatttatttaatttccatGTCATTAATATAAATCCATTTATGTAGAGGCTTAAGGTAGCTTAGCGACTAACTGCTTATAATATAGGAATTTAATTTCATCAATCTCCATTAAATGACTCTTTTAataaataagattaaaaaattaatttaactaaTTTCTCATTAtgagaattaaaaaaagaaagagaactaTCCATTAAAAACGTCTCAATGCAAAAAGTCACAACTCCTTCACCAAAactgaactaaaataaaaaatatgggcaatttagtaattacatgaacataaattttgctgttttttacAATAACTTCACAGCGAAGTTAGTATAACATGCCCTATTTAAAAAAACTATACTTAAACTTATCGTATATTTGAGAACAAAAGTACCGATTTTTGATACGTTAAGATTTTATATGTACCGTGAAACCAAATATACCAGTCCAAATGTATAATAAAACCAAATGTGCCCATTGTCAGGTCATTCTTTTGGTATGTTTAAATTCCAAATGTACCACGAAACcaaatgtaagaaaaattaaaggtACCTATATTATGCTTTGGGGTATTTTcatttaaataatcaaatgCACCTGACAATTATTTTTACAAATATTCTAACTCAATTCACGAAAATAAGAgttataataaataataaaataaaatttggcaGCACCATAATAAGATGAATAATAAATGCATAGATATGAGATAATAGGAAAAGCAAAAAATAGAAATCAAACGAAATGCCCAGTGAAGAAGTTGTGAAAACCTAAACTTCTAAAAAACTGAATTGATCACCAAAATTTTACGAAtatatttaatcaaattttcaaatgaagCTTAAGTTTAGCCTAAGAAATTCAAAGTTGAGACGCCTATATCGAACACTCTTAaaaaatttatcattttttcgCAAATGAATGCAATCTTTCCGTTAactttttgtaaatattttattattttttccaaaCCAATGCACCGACACCAAACTTTTCTCATTTCTCTCACTCCATCTCTCTCCCCATTGAAGAAAGCTCGAAGGCTTCAAAGTTGTTGCAAATCTAATAACAGTTTTCCATCATTCACTAGTCCTTAaccgaaaaaaatatgaaaaatgttcTAATTTAAATCTTTTATTTTTCGAAGTTTCATTTCAACCTAAAAAttcttattttcattttttttttcttcggaaAAGCAATATGGAGTTTGATGGTGTTGTAGGAATGTTTGTTGAAAGGCTTGGCACTTAAAGGATCAAAAACTCTTCGCCAACTGAGATATAGGATAAATAATTAGTCGAAATAGAAGAACTTGTTGTTTAACCAAACTATGAATTCTTTTAAACGAATACTGGTTTTACAGGTTTGGTGTTGTTTAACTAAACTATCATCTTCGCTAGTTGCTTCTGGGGAACTTTGTTTAACCAAACAGTATTTGTGCTGACAATTAGTAAGGAAGTTAGCATTTTTCTTAAGTGTGAGATTCACGAAAAGCGTtgatttgtgtgttgagttgaagATCTTCTCTACATTCCAAATCCTCTTATATTTATAGCGATGATTCCTTGATGGCCAAGGGTGTGAAATCTCGTTCTCGGATTTCACTGTTTAAAATTACGTATTCTGTATTTAGTAATCTTATTCGTAGTTTTGACGCTTTTATCGTATTTGATccctatatattttttttttcacttatctttatatatttggatagtacttataaatataaatgcGTGGGCACAAACGGAATGTGATTCGGAATTATAACGAAGATTTTATGAGGTTTTGAACATCGAAGATATTTTgataaattgataattaattagacaTGTGATATTTTTGTCTAACCATTGGGTGAGTGCCAAGACACACCCCGACTCGGGATGTCCTCTAGGACACCGAATCGAGCTGTCCTAGCCGACACCTGGaatgtgacgaagccataaagtatgatgatgtggaaaaatgtgaataaatttaaacctaagagtgcctaaaaaccagagtgcgctggtgaACAGGAATGAaaccacttcacacgtgacgttagaacataagtaagtacagtatAGTGGATTAAGAATCATACCCTCAAAagaaatctccaatactaagatttgccacgaatcctcgacaataagaaagctcagctaataaaacctggagggtgaaaacaaaacaagagtgagtggccctagaaataaattttttaatagaagccTTCTAcaacgttataacccctcgaTGTAacacatgtatagtttccagaaaatcatatcaCGTATCAATGTGAATTCAAAAATATATCAACAGTAATTCATATATATACCACGACACAGCAACTCATCagtaatataaataatcatgtgctcaataatctatattagcacgcaagtcggaatcacctaatgtgacctgtacgactgcacccatatctcatcaatcaatgctagcacataagtcgaagtcacctaatgGACAtcctgggtcggggtgtgtcaatttggtatcagagccaatccctggccggaagtgtgccaacgaggacgtcgagcccctaaggggggtggattgtaacatcccaaaagcggataatattgtgctacggtagagccgagcccgggatgtggtgggggcccgggctgggatgtgacagccACGTGGGCACCTAAAATTTCTGGAACTCTCACTCTCCTCCATTTTCTCTCCcgttctctctctagaattctctcactttctctcgactctccctttcttcccgtgaaccaccaccaccaaaattTTGGCTTGTTGAACATCAAATCTGTGTATCCTCACCCTCATAAACTcagttttgagttttgtttcattgaaaaCAAACCCAAAACACGAGTTCGAAGAACATGTTTTGGGTCGAGACTTCTAGGCGTGGTTCATATAATTTCAAGTCATTATTTGAACTCTAAACAGGTATAAATCAATTCCTCATGTTACGTAGAttaattttcatgtttggatcgtttaatttggtgaagaaatgagaaagttataaTGATTTAAAGTTTGCCTAGTTTCCGATGAACCCGCGACCTTCaggccattttccggccaaaccacaacgagTTAGCCATCACGAAAGGTACCAATATGTTCATCTCATTCTGaggtatgatttttatttttgaatcactcgatttcgttgagtattgacaaagttatggacgtTTAAAGGTTGACCAGAAATTTCGGCGAGTTACTAGTTTTCCAATGGATAGTCCCCTTTCAGGCCATTTTTCCTGCCACCTCTGGCCACCATTTGGGCTCTAAgaaggtataatcttgttctacacttctcTAACTTCGTTTTTtggtatattatgggtcgaatttgattGAGAAACGAGTAAGATATGGAGTTCTAAAGATTACCCAAAAAATCTAGAAAATTTGCAGAATCTGGCGAGTTTCCCGGCAGCGGGAGGAGAGGTTGAAGAAGAGGGAATATTCTTTAGAACATTCCCCGCATTGacagttgacttttgttgacttttttcGGATTTTGTCCCATGACCtatcttagggtaattcgatgCTCTGAATCCATTTTTGATAGCTGTTTAGGGAAATTCTAATGTTTTAACATAGTTTCATAGTTGATCAGCTAATTGACTTTCACTTGAATTTGTAATtagcggagatccaaccgtcggatcgcGATGAAGTTTTAATATGTTGTTCTATGAGCATAATGAGGACTTAAGAAGTTATGGTTCCACAATCCAATGTACGGATCTTCCATATTGAATTTCTAGGGTTGTAAACCCGACATTTAACCTTTGACCcacagttgacttttggtcaatggatcCTGAATTCATCTAGCATGTCCTAAATGACATGTACAAGCTACAATTACATGTTCTATCGATAAAACTCTGAGATGTGTTTTGGTATTTTTTCTAGGTGACGATTATTCTTGAAACCTCGATATTCTTGCTAAGGAGTCGTAGCGCGGGCTccaggtgagtgactttaatatatgtgatatggttattaccctGATTTCCTATATTAGTATCCTTTGTGGATGACTtgttttataaatatgttttctataaatttgttatttttttatattaaccatcaatctatttttattaaatgtgatttgatttatggattggaaatatttgtgaaatatGATTGAAATGCATGTTGAATTGTTTGTGAAATATGAGGGCTAGTAGTGGTTAACTGATTGTCATGGGGTTTGTTGCTTCGAAGTTTGTTTCACATCTCGACCATTTATTTCATTCCTCGTTTTATTGAGCCATTCTCAATTGAGCACTTGTGCTTTGTTTCAAATCGTTGAGCCTTCTAAATTGAGTAAATTGATTCATGTCTTGTTTCTTCGAGTTGTTGACATGTTCCTTGGCCTTCTGCTTAGTTCCGTTGAGTGATTCGGAACTAGGTTCCGCTgagatttcgttgagtgattcGGTTCCTTGCTCTGTTTGGATTCTATTGAGTGGTTTAAAATCGTATCCTGCCTTGGATTTTGTTGACTGGTTCGATATCCATTGTACTCCATGATTCCATTGAGTGTtctggaatcgtatccactcggattTCGTTGAGAGATCCATAATCCCTTATACTCtgcgattccattgagtggtctagaatcgtatcctggtttagatttcgttgagtggtttgAAATCCTGTTTGGTATTTTGGTTCTGTTGAGTGGTTCGGAACCC
Encoded proteins:
- the LOC126584690 gene encoding ceramide synthase LOH2-like, whose protein sequence is MDSFWSHNVAPDSWDFLIAVYFAFGFFVARLFFDRFIFRKISVWLLRKGSAPLKLDMATLAKIVKCSESMWKLTYYATVEACILSIGYHEPWFRDTKEYFKGWPNQELGLPLKLFYMCQLGFYSYSIAALLTWETRRKDFSVMMSHHVITVLLIGISYITSFFRIGSIILALHDGSDVFMESAKVFKYSEKELAASVFFGFFAVSWVILRLIFFPFWVISASSYDLRDCLDLSKPSPKALYYAFNTMLLTLFVFHIYWWVMICSMIRRQLNNRGKVGEDIRSDSEDDD